One segment of bacterium DNA contains the following:
- a CDS encoding glycosyltransferase family 4 protein → METIQKKKILYVVTKSNWGGAQKYVYDLATSLPKDRFEVCVALGGSGEKNAEGGLLKNRLEDAGIKIVFIKNFLRDISLIHEIKAFFELVTIIKKEKPDVIHLNSSKAGGVGALAARLTGVKKIIFTVHGWPFNESRSFIVRVILWKLSWLSALLSTHVIVIGEQERKDAIRMPFISGKVVLVKNGIKTLEFLSREKARQELTIPQDALTIGSIGELTPNKNYLQLIKATEDLQKEKLVLAIIGDGEQKTHIVDRAEKILGNSLYYGYKMLGFKENAYKYLKAFDIFVLPSLKEGLPYTLLEAGLAGLPLIATDVGAISDIIPNENFGIAVKPRDNEALKNALETLLSDEEKRRNLGTAIQKHVQEEFSFETMVGKTVSLYLS, encoded by the coding sequence ATGGAAACCATTCAAAAAAAGAAGATTTTATATGTAGTAACCAAAAGTAATTGGGGTGGTGCGCAAAAATACGTATATGACTTGGCTACTTCCCTCCCCAAAGACAGATTTGAGGTCTGTGTAGCATTAGGAGGTTCCGGAGAAAAAAATGCGGAAGGCGGACTTTTAAAAAACCGCCTCGAGGATGCGGGAATAAAAATTGTTTTTATAAAAAACTTTTTGAGAGACATTTCTCTCATCCATGAAATCAAAGCCTTTTTTGAACTTGTCACAATAATTAAAAAGGAGAAACCCGACGTTATTCATCTCAATAGCTCAAAGGCGGGAGGAGTTGGTGCGCTTGCGGCACGATTGACGGGGGTAAAAAAAATAATTTTTACCGTTCACGGATGGCCTTTTAATGAGAGCCGGTCTTTTATTGTTCGTGTTATCCTGTGGAAGCTAAGTTGGTTATCTGCTCTATTGTCCACGCATGTAATCGTTATCGGGGAGCAGGAACGGAAAGATGCGATCCGTATGCCCTTTATTTCAGGAAAAGTCGTGCTTGTGAAAAATGGTATTAAAACTCTTGAATTTTTATCCCGTGAAAAAGCGCGACAAGAACTCACCATCCCTCAAGATGCTCTTACAATCGGTTCTATAGGTGAACTAACCCCAAATAAAAATTATCTACAACTTATAAAAGCAACCGAAGATTTGCAAAAAGAAAAATTGGTTCTCGCAATTATAGGAGACGGTGAACAAAAAACACACATTGTAGACAGGGCAGAAAAAATATTAGGCAATTCTCTTTATTACGGTTACAAAATGCTGGGCTTTAAAGAAAATGCATACAAATACCTCAAAGCGTTTGATATTTTCGTCCTTCCTTCCCTTAAGGAAGGACTTCCCTATACACTTCTTGAAGCGGGACTTGCCGGCCTGCCTTTGATTGCAACAGATGTTGGTGCAATCTCCGACATCATTCCCAATGAAAACTTCGGTATTGCCGTAAAGCCCAGAGACAATGAGGCATTAAAAAATGCTCTGGAGACCTTATTATCGGATGAAGAAAAGCGAAGGAATTTGGGTACAGCTATACAAAAACACGTACAAGAAGAGTTTTCTTTCGAAACCATGGTAGGAAAAACCGTTTCACTATATCTGTCCTAG
- a CDS encoding exopolysaccharide biosynthesis polyprenyl glycosylphosphotransferase gives MNWNSRKETIRLFVGDIALFLFSLWLMLLFRYGNFPDGELLIEHLLPFSILFIVWILVFFIAGLYEKHTLILRNKLPTVILNTQAANIIIAVLFFYFIPYFGITPKTNLFIYLSISFWLIFLWRLYGYSLFNTSREKQNAVLIGSGDEMKELKQEVNNNTMYDLRFISSIDLDQIDSLDFQEDVLNLVYSENVSVIAIDLQNEKVAPILPSLYNLIFSKIKFIDMHRIYEDIFDRVPLSLLKYSWFLENVSLSPHATYDVLKRIMDLVVSVIVGGLSLLLYPFIFIAIKLEDNGPVFFVQERAGKNNGVIKIVKFRSMKAHQEKDGMAKKEKVTRVGNFLRKTRLDEFPQLWNVFVGDLSIIGPRPEIPALVKLYEQEIPYYNIRHLIKPGLSGWAQLYQETPPKFTVGYGETKTKLSYDLYYIKNRSFILDIKIGLKTLSRLLSKSGV, from the coding sequence ATGAACTGGAACAGCAGAAAAGAAACAATACGCCTTTTTGTGGGAGACATAGCCCTTTTTCTCTTTTCCTTGTGGCTTATGCTTCTTTTCCGTTACGGAAATTTTCCGGACGGGGAACTTTTAATTGAACACCTTCTTCCTTTCTCCATACTTTTTATTGTTTGGATTCTTGTGTTTTTCATCGCCGGCTTGTATGAAAAACATACCCTTATCTTAAGAAACAAGCTCCCGACGGTTATTCTCAACACGCAAGCGGCCAATATTATTATTGCCGTTTTGTTCTTCTATTTCATACCGTATTTTGGCATTACCCCGAAAACGAACCTGTTCATTTATCTGTCCATTTCATTCTGGCTTATTTTTCTTTGGAGGCTCTACGGTTATTCGCTTTTTAATACTTCAAGAGAGAAACAAAATGCCGTTCTCATCGGAAGTGGGGACGAAATGAAAGAACTCAAACAGGAGGTCAATAACAACACCATGTATGACCTGCGTTTTATTTCTTCAATCGACCTTGACCAGATTGACAGTCTTGATTTCCAGGAAGACGTTCTGAATCTCGTGTATTCGGAAAATGTTTCGGTAATTGCCATTGACCTGCAAAATGAAAAAGTGGCGCCGATTTTACCGAGTTTGTACAATCTCATTTTTTCCAAAATCAAATTTATTGACATGCACAGAATCTATGAAGATATTTTCGACAGAGTACCACTCTCTCTTCTCAAATACAGTTGGTTTTTGGAAAATGTTTCTCTTTCGCCTCACGCCACATATGACGTACTCAAGCGCATTATGGACCTTGTGGTAAGCGTTATTGTGGGTGGGCTCTCTCTGCTTTTATACCCGTTTATTTTCATTGCGATAAAACTTGAAGATAACGGACCCGTTTTTTTTGTTCAAGAAAGAGCGGGGAAGAATAACGGCGTCATAAAGATAGTTAAGTTCAGAAGCATGAAAGCGCATCAGGAAAAAGATGGTATGGCGAAAAAAGAAAAAGTAACCCGCGTCGGAAATTTCCTTCGCAAGACCCGTCTCGACGAATTTCCCCAATTGTGGAACGTATTTGTCGGAGATCTCTCCATCATCGGGCCGCGCCCTGAAATCCCCGCCCTCGTAAAATTATACGAACAAGAAATTCCTTACTACAATATCCGTCACCTTATCAAACCCGGTCTTTCCGGTTGGGCGCAGTTGTATCAAGAAACTCCTCCGAAATTTACCGTGGGGTATGGCGAAACAAAAACAAAACTTTCTTATGATTTGTATTACATCAAAAACCGCTCCTTTATTCTTGATATAAAAATAGGGCTCAAAACATTAAGCCGGCTTCTATCCAAAAGCGGGGTGTAA
- the secD gene encoding protein translocase subunit SecD encodes MLRTRIFAALILILGLALGFLIYSTEQPNGRFAFTLGLDLNGGTRLVYDADTASLDGGDTADSLSVLKEVIERRVNLFGVSEPLVQVERSVDGGTNRLVVELPGITDVNKAVALIGQTPLLEFRLLADNLPQSEEEIAKLPVDEIFIPTGLTGKYLKRAQIIFNNDQAGVPGESAVLIEFNDEGKKLFATITREHVGKTLAIFLDGSPISTPVIREEISDGVAQVSGSFTPTQARDLVRNLNYGALPVPIELISTQKVGASLGENAVQKDIEAGFVSFAVISLFLLAWYRLPGLLAVVALAIYTAIMLMLFKLIPVTLTAAGIAGFILSIGVAVDANILIFERMKEEFKKGSNSVDGVIREGFSRAWTSIRDSNLSSLITAVILYWFSNTSIVKGFALILGIGVLVSMFTAITITRTFLLALSHKKREGVMRFLFSTGLSTK; translated from the coding sequence ATGTTACGTACCAGAATTTTTGCGGCACTCATCCTTATTCTTGGCCTTGCCTTGGGTTTTCTTATCTATTCGACCGAACAACCCAACGGTCGTTTTGCGTTCACCTTGGGACTTGATCTTAACGGGGGAACCCGTCTTGTCTATGATGCCGATACCGCCTCGCTTGACGGGGGAGACACTGCCGATTCTTTATCCGTACTTAAAGAAGTTATCGAACGTCGCGTCAATCTTTTCGGTGTATCCGAACCGCTTGTCCAGGTTGAGCGGTCGGTTGATGGCGGTACAAACCGCCTTGTGGTGGAACTTCCCGGAATTACCGATGTCAATAAAGCGGTTGCGCTTATCGGTCAAACACCCCTTCTTGAATTCCGTCTGCTTGCGGACAATCTTCCGCAATCGGAAGAAGAAATTGCCAAATTGCCTGTTGATGAAATTTTTATTCCTACCGGTCTTACCGGAAAATACCTGAAACGGGCGCAGATTATTTTTAATAACGACCAGGCGGGCGTTCCCGGCGAATCGGCGGTTCTCATTGAATTTAACGATGAAGGAAAAAAACTATTTGCCACGATTACGCGTGAACACGTCGGAAAAACCCTTGCCATTTTCCTTGACGGTTCTCCCATTTCTACGCCGGTTATCAGAGAAGAAATTTCCGATGGGGTAGCGCAGGTTTCCGGAAGTTTTACTCCCACGCAAGCCCGCGACCTTGTCCGCAACCTGAATTACGGAGCATTGCCGGTTCCGATTGAACTTATATCAACGCAAAAGGTGGGTGCCTCACTGGGAGAAAATGCTGTGCAAAAAGACATTGAAGCGGGTTTTGTTTCTTTTGCCGTTATCTCACTGTTTCTGTTGGCGTGGTACCGTCTCCCGGGTCTTTTGGCTGTAGTTGCCCTGGCTATCTACACCGCCATCATGCTCATGCTTTTCAAACTGATTCCCGTAACGTTGACCGCTGCGGGCATTGCAGGTTTCATTTTATCCATTGGAGTGGCGGTTGACGCAAACATTCTCATATTTGAGCGAATGAAGGAGGAATTTAAAAAGGGCAGTAATAGTGTCGACGGCGTCATTAGAGAAGGTTTCTCCCGCGCGTGGACTTCAATTCGTGACTCAAACCTCTCAAGTCTTATTACCGCCGTTATTCTTTATTGGTTTAGCAATACTTCAATCGTTAAAGGTTTTGCGCTTATCCTCGGCATTGGAGTTCTTGTTAGCATGTTTACCGCCATTACCATTACTAGAACATTTCTATTGGCGTTGAGTCACAAAAAACGTGAGGGTGTTATGAGATTTTTATTCAGTACCGGGCTCAGTACCAAATAA